A portion of the Oxynema aestuarii AP17 genome contains these proteins:
- a CDS encoding YdcF family protein produces the protein MFLFLSKLLPIFFYPLGLACVAMALGLLWLWKRPRWVSGAIAKRILGAILTVGLVGLLLGSNGWVSNGLLRSLEWQNIPDGELPNASAIVVLGGGIKAANYPRPWVDVSEAGDRVLHGARLYLAGKAPIVIPSGGRIDWRGGGAPESEAMAEILRAMGVPQGAIVEEPDSLNTYENAANVAEILRRDGIDGPVLLVTSASHMPRSLLCFAKQGVEAIAAPTDFIVSEQELAELSHSWQSVLLNLLPDSGRLENTTKALKEYLGLAIYRLRGWI, from the coding sequence ATGTTTTTATTTTTATCGAAACTTTTACCGATTTTCTTCTATCCGTTGGGTCTGGCTTGTGTGGCGATGGCTTTGGGGTTGTTGTGGTTGTGGAAGCGACCGCGATGGGTGTCCGGGGCGATCGCCAAACGCATTTTAGGGGCGATTTTGACCGTGGGTTTGGTAGGGTTACTGTTAGGAAGTAATGGCTGGGTGTCGAACGGATTGCTGCGATCGCTCGAATGGCAAAATATCCCGGACGGCGAGTTACCAAATGCGTCGGCAATCGTGGTTTTGGGTGGCGGGATTAAGGCGGCGAATTATCCCCGTCCTTGGGTCGATGTGAGCGAGGCGGGCGATCGCGTCCTCCACGGCGCGCGCCTGTATTTGGCGGGGAAAGCACCGATCGTGATTCCGTCGGGGGGTCGGATCGACTGGCGCGGCGGCGGTGCGCCGGAATCGGAGGCGATGGCGGAGATTTTGCGGGCGATGGGGGTTCCCCAAGGGGCGATCGTCGAGGAACCGGACTCGCTCAATACGTATGAAAATGCGGCGAACGTGGCGGAAATTTTGCGACGGGACGGAATCGACGGCCCGGTATTGTTAGTTACGTCGGCATCTCACATGCCGCGATCGCTGTTATGTTTTGCCAAACAAGGGGTCGAGGCGATCGCCGCCCCTACGGATTTCATCGTCAGCGAGCAGGAATTGGCGGAATTAAGCCATTCTTGGCAGTCGGTACTTCTTAATTTACTGCCCGATTCCGGTCGTCTGGAAAATACGACCAAGGCATTAAAAGAATATCTGGGATTGGCGATTTACCGCTTGCGCGGCTGGATTTAG
- the leuS gene encoding leucine--tRNA ligase encodes MESQYNPAAIEQKWQTTWNEQGLYRAEATDERPKFYVLSMFPYPSGNLHMGHVRVYTIPDAIARLKRMQGYRVLNPMGWDAFGLPAENAAIERGIHPAQWTYQNIAQMKGQLQKLGISFNWDRELATCSPDYYRWTQWLFLQFYQAGLAYQREAAVNWDPIDQTVLANEQVDNEGRSWRSGAKVERKLLRQWFLKITDYAEELLQDLDRLDGWPERVKLMQANWIGKSTGAYLEFPIVGMDEKIAVFTTRPDTVYGVTYVVLAPEHPLTAQVTTRDRQGAVDAFIQEVSAESELERTAENKPKRGIPTGGTAINPFTGEQIPIWIADYVLYEYGTGAVMGVPAHDVRDFKFARENQLPIRQVIVPADAADEKAELKQAYTEPGIMVNSDRFDGMESTRGKEEIIKYAEQKGFGKARIQYRLRDWLISRQRYWGTPIPVIHCPKCGTVPVPEADLPVTLPENVKFSGRGPSPLASLDEWVNVPCPSCGTPAKRETDTMDTFIDSSWYFLRYTDAQNSEKVFDTDKVNGWMPVDQYIGGIEHAILHLLYSRFFTKVLRDRGLLDVGEPFQRLLTQGMVQGMTYKNPRTGKYIPPTQIADPKAPKDPETGEDLEVFYEKMSKSKYNGVDPLAVMDKYGADTARLFILFKAPPEKDLEWDDADVEGQFRFLNRIWRLVGEFVAAGAPKPKRGKSLSKAEKDLRRAIHTAIREVTEDMDGQYQFNTAISELMKLSNALTEAGCTQSAVYREGIETLILLLAPFAPHVAEELWEAIACEGSVHAQSWPEVDEAALEVDEITLVIQVMGKTRGTIQVSAQADKATLEQCARDSEVAQRWIAGKEIKKVIVVPGKLVNFVMAK; translated from the coding sequence GTGGAGTCTCAGTACAACCCCGCCGCCATCGAGCAGAAATGGCAAACCACCTGGAACGAGCAAGGCTTGTACCGGGCCGAAGCAACGGACGAACGCCCGAAATTCTACGTCTTGTCGATGTTCCCCTACCCCTCCGGAAACCTGCACATGGGTCACGTTCGGGTGTATACCATCCCCGACGCGATCGCCCGACTCAAGCGGATGCAAGGCTATCGTGTCCTCAATCCGATGGGCTGGGACGCCTTCGGCTTGCCCGCCGAAAACGCGGCGATCGAACGCGGTATCCATCCGGCCCAATGGACCTATCAAAACATCGCCCAAATGAAAGGGCAATTGCAAAAACTCGGGATTTCCTTCAACTGGGACCGGGAACTCGCCACCTGTTCCCCGGACTATTACCGATGGACCCAATGGCTGTTTCTCCAATTCTATCAAGCCGGATTGGCCTACCAACGCGAAGCCGCCGTCAACTGGGACCCGATCGACCAAACCGTACTCGCCAACGAACAAGTCGATAACGAAGGCCGTTCCTGGCGATCGGGCGCCAAAGTCGAGCGCAAACTATTGCGCCAGTGGTTCTTAAAAATTACCGACTACGCGGAAGAACTCTTACAAGATCTCGATCGCCTCGATGGTTGGCCCGAACGGGTCAAACTGATGCAAGCCAACTGGATCGGCAAATCCACCGGGGCTTACTTAGAATTTCCGATCGTCGGGATGGACGAAAAGATCGCCGTGTTCACCACCCGTCCCGATACGGTTTACGGCGTCACCTACGTCGTTTTAGCCCCGGAACACCCCCTCACGGCCCAGGTCACGACCCGCGATCGCCAAGGGGCGGTAGACGCCTTCATCCAAGAAGTGAGCGCCGAAAGCGAGTTAGAACGGACCGCCGAAAATAAACCGAAACGGGGCATTCCCACCGGGGGCACGGCGATTAACCCCTTCACCGGAGAACAAATCCCGATTTGGATTGCCGATTACGTCCTCTACGAATACGGTACGGGCGCGGTCATGGGCGTTCCCGCTCACGACGTGCGAGACTTCAAGTTTGCCCGAGAAAACCAACTGCCGATCCGGCAAGTCATCGTCCCGGCGGATGCGGCGGACGAAAAAGCCGAATTAAAACAGGCATATACCGAACCCGGCATTATGGTCAATTCCGATCGCTTCGACGGGATGGAATCGACCCGAGGGAAAGAAGAAATCATCAAATATGCCGAACAAAAAGGATTCGGCAAAGCCCGCATTCAATATCGCCTTAGAGATTGGTTGATTTCCCGCCAGCGTTATTGGGGAACCCCGATTCCGGTGATTCACTGCCCCAAATGTGGCACGGTTCCCGTCCCCGAGGCCGATTTACCCGTGACTTTGCCGGAAAATGTCAAATTTAGCGGTCGCGGTCCGTCGCCGTTGGCAAGCTTGGACGAGTGGGTGAACGTTCCCTGTCCGAGTTGCGGCACTCCGGCGAAACGGGAAACGGACACGATGGATACGTTTATCGATTCTTCGTGGTACTTCTTGCGCTATACCGACGCCCAAAATAGCGAAAAGGTGTTCGATACCGATAAGGTCAATGGCTGGATGCCTGTGGACCAGTACATCGGCGGGATCGAACATGCGATTTTGCATTTACTCTACTCGCGCTTTTTTACGAAAGTGTTGCGCGATCGCGGTTTACTCGACGTCGGCGAACCGTTCCAACGCCTGCTCACTCAGGGCATGGTTCAGGGGATGACTTACAAAAATCCGCGCACGGGTAAATATATCCCTCCGACCCAAATCGCCGATCCAAAAGCTCCCAAAGATCCGGAAACCGGGGAAGATCTCGAAGTTTTTTACGAGAAAATGTCCAAATCCAAATATAACGGGGTCGATCCGTTGGCGGTGATGGACAAATACGGCGCCGATACGGCCCGCTTGTTTATCTTGTTCAAAGCGCCGCCGGAGAAAGATTTGGAATGGGACGATGCGGATGTGGAGGGGCAATTCCGCTTCTTAAATCGCATCTGGCGTTTGGTCGGCGAGTTCGTCGCGGCGGGGGCGCCGAAACCGAAGCGCGGGAAGTCGTTGAGTAAGGCGGAAAAAGATTTGCGTCGCGCCATCCATACGGCGATTCGCGAAGTGACCGAGGATATGGACGGTCAGTATCAGTTCAATACGGCGATTTCGGAGTTGATGAAACTGAGTAATGCGTTGACGGAGGCGGGTTGCACCCAGTCGGCGGTCTATCGCGAAGGGATCGAGACGTTGATTTTGTTGCTGGCGCCGTTTGCACCCCACGTGGCGGAGGAGTTGTGGGAGGCGATCGCCTGTGAGGGTTCGGTTCACGCCCAATCTTGGCCCGAGGTGGACGAAGCGGCCCTAGAAGTGGATGAAATTACGTTAGTGATCCAAGTGATGGGTAAAACGCGCGGAACGATTCAGGTTTCGGCGCAAGCGGATAAGGCGACTCTGGAACAGTGCGCCCGCGATTCGGAAGTGGCCCAACGTTGGATTGCCGGGAAAGAGATTAAAAAAGTGATTGTGGTTCCCGGTAAGTTGGTCAATTTTGTCATGGCTAAGTAA
- a CDS encoding Calx-beta domain-containing protein, with amino-acid sequence MVLLLGDDGDNFLVGTAQNDTVLGAQGDDVLLGEQGDDFLFGGDGDDTLSGGEGEDLFLIGFGEGQDTIADFELGSDRIALPFGVEVQNLQLVEVFNRDGTPSNLTRIQITTDEGIQVLASVRSLGGSLSLDSSSFVSGVEPIASILDFSAPVSVDEGAGVATVRVTRTGETSESVSATVRPSNGTAIAPRDFSSSPLTVTFAPGQTEGTVEIPIVDDLAVEGNESFSLSLALDNSQTILGDRDTAEVTILDNDAAIAFASAQYVANESTGNAAITLVREGVATVPVAVTFRASDGTATSPADYSSSPIRVSLAAGETSQTVLIPIADDSSIEGSETVNLLLEDPSPGSLLGSQNTASLRIDDNDSSIQFGEPTFSVTETGEAIAAITITRTGVLDGTVGATVTLADGTATSPEDFDNTPIPVTFNPGEIARIIEIPLVDDGLVENPETIALSLSSPTGGATIGLQNTATVTVIDTDRAIEFAAAEFRVTEGGEAIAPVTLTRLGDLETAVGVTVNLGDGSAIAPADYDNTPITVDFAPGQQRQTVEIPLVDDIAIEGEEALALTLSAPTGGATLGPQSTAQLLVDDNDSGLQFVSSQFSVTEAGEPIQAIAVARSGDLNRAVAATITLADGTAIAPDDYDNTPIAISFAPGQAQQTVTVPIVEDGLAETTETVNLTLSNPVGGTTIGAQNTATLAIVDDEVILDFAAPSFTLTEEGTAIEAVRVIRTGDSDRAVGATVLLGNNTAIAAEDFDNTPIAIDFQPGETEKIVPLPLLDDPFVEGAEVLNLALVNPTNGAAIGSQNGANVTIVDNDSAISFGAPSFAIAEDGSGFAEIELLRNGTLDRGATVAVELADNSAIAPFDYDNTPIPVVFNPGEATATVRIPIADDAIAEVAETLTLSLTNPSPGMAIGPQNVATLTLSRSDLPTRLDFEGPENLDPVSGFYERQGIFFSENALAIVDTDALDALGRPDEFGGNFGGAPSGIAALTYGEGEAIVMNVSGGFDRQLSFFFASPFADHTVTIYDDLGGQGNVLASTSLSRTPQGPLPDAYASFAQVTLPFAGVARSVSFGSQANKLLLDDIVLG; translated from the coding sequence ATGGTTTTATTACTCGGCGATGATGGGGATAATTTTCTGGTCGGGACGGCGCAGAACGATACCGTCTTGGGAGCCCAAGGGGATGACGTCCTCTTAGGCGAACAGGGGGACGATTTCCTGTTCGGCGGTGACGGCGACGACACCCTCAGTGGTGGCGAAGGCGAAGATCTCTTCTTAATTGGTTTCGGCGAGGGACAAGATACGATCGCCGATTTCGAGTTGGGTAGCGATCGCATTGCCTTGCCTTTCGGCGTTGAGGTGCAGAATTTACAATTAGTTGAAGTTTTCAATCGCGACGGAACCCCGAGTAATCTCACCCGCATTCAAATTACCACCGATGAGGGCATCCAGGTTTTAGCTTCGGTTCGGAGTCTCGGCGGCAGCCTCAGCCTCGATTCGAGCAGTTTTGTCAGTGGCGTCGAACCGATCGCCAGTATTTTAGACTTCAGCGCCCCGGTGAGTGTAGACGAGGGGGCGGGTGTGGCGACGGTGAGGGTGACGCGCACGGGAGAGACCAGCGAGAGCGTTTCCGCGACCGTGCGTCCCAGTAACGGGACGGCGATCGCCCCGAGAGATTTCAGCAGCAGCCCCCTCACGGTCACGTTCGCGCCGGGACAGACGGAAGGAACCGTCGAGATCCCGATTGTGGACGATTTGGCGGTGGAAGGAAACGAAAGTTTTTCCCTCTCTTTAGCCCTCGATAACTCGCAAACGATCTTGGGCGATCGCGATACCGCCGAAGTCACGATCCTCGACAACGATGCGGCGATCGCCTTCGCGTCGGCGCAATATGTCGCCAATGAAAGCACCGGAAACGCCGCCATTACTCTCGTTCGCGAGGGGGTCGCCACCGTTCCCGTTGCCGTCACTTTCCGCGCCAGCGACGGAACCGCGACCTCCCCCGCCGATTACAGCAGTTCGCCGATTCGCGTCAGCCTCGCGGCGGGTGAAACCAGCCAAACGGTGTTGATTCCGATCGCCGACGACAGCTCGATCGAAGGGTCGGAAACCGTCAATTTACTGTTAGAAGATCCTAGTCCCGGCAGCTTGCTGGGCAGCCAAAATACCGCCTCGTTACGCATCGACGATAACGACAGTTCCATTCAGTTCGGCGAGCCCACCTTTAGCGTCACCGAAACCGGGGAGGCGATCGCCGCGATTACGATAACTCGTACGGGCGTCCTCGACGGGACTGTAGGCGCGACGGTGACCCTCGCCGACGGAACGGCGACCTCCCCGGAAGATTTCGACAATACCCCTATTCCCGTCACCTTCAATCCCGGCGAAATTGCCCGCATTATCGAGATTCCCCTCGTCGATGACGGTTTGGTTGAAAATCCCGAAACGATCGCCCTATCCCTGAGTTCTCCCACGGGAGGGGCGACGATCGGCCTTCAAAATACCGCAACGGTCACCGTCATCGATACCGATCGCGCCATCGAGTTCGCCGCCGCCGAATTTCGCGTCACTGAAGGGGGAGAGGCGATCGCCCCGGTGACCCTCACCCGTCTCGGCGATCTCGAAACCGCCGTCGGCGTTACGGTCAACCTCGGCGACGGCAGCGCGATCGCCCCGGCGGATTACGACAATACTCCGATAACTGTCGATTTCGCCCCGGGACAGCAACGCCAAACCGTCGAGATTCCTCTCGTTGACGATATCGCGATCGAAGGGGAAGAAGCCCTCGCTCTCACTTTATCCGCGCCGACGGGCGGCGCGACCCTCGGCCCGCAATCCACGGCGCAGTTGCTCGTTGACGACAATGACAGTGGGTTGCAGTTTGTCAGCAGCCAATTTAGCGTCACCGAAGCCGGAGAACCGATTCAAGCGATCGCCGTCGCGCGATCGGGGGATCTGAATCGGGCCGTCGCCGCTACGATAACCCTCGCCGACGGGACGGCGATCGCCCCGGACGATTACGACAATACGCCGATTGCTATCTCTTTCGCCCCCGGACAAGCCCAGCAAACTGTCACCGTTCCCATTGTCGAAGACGGTCTTGCCGAAACGACGGAAACGGTGAATCTCACTTTAAGCAATCCCGTCGGGGGAACGACGATCGGCGCCCAAAATACTGCCACTTTGGCGATCGTCGATGATGAAGTGATTTTAGACTTCGCCGCCCCCAGCTTCACCCTCACGGAAGAGGGGACGGCGATTGAAGCAGTTCGGGTGATTCGGACCGGGGATAGCGATCGCGCCGTCGGCGCAACGGTTTTACTCGGCAATAATACGGCGATCGCCGCCGAAGATTTCGACAATACCCCGATCGCGATCGACTTCCAACCCGGCGAAACGGAGAAAATTGTCCCCCTTCCCCTCCTCGACGATCCCTTCGTGGAAGGGGCGGAAGTGTTGAATCTGGCACTGGTCAACCCCACCAACGGCGCGGCGATCGGGTCTCAAAACGGCGCCAATGTTACGATTGTCGATAACGATAGCGCTATTTCTTTCGGCGCCCCCAGCTTTGCAATCGCCGAAGACGGAAGCGGATTCGCCGAAATCGAGCTGTTACGCAACGGCACCCTCGATCGCGGAGCCACCGTCGCCGTCGAACTCGCGGACAATAGTGCGATCGCCCCCTTTGACTACGACAATACCCCCATTCCGGTCGTCTTCAATCCCGGCGAAGCCACCGCCACCGTCCGCATCCCGATCGCCGACGACGCGATCGCCGAAGTTGCCGAAACTCTGACCCTCTCTTTAACGAATCCCAGTCCGGGAATGGCGATCGGTCCTCAAAATGTCGCCACCCTGACCCTCTCCCGCAGCGACCTCCCCACCCGCCTCGATTTTGAAGGCCCCGAAAACCTCGATCCGGTCAGTGGCTTTTACGAACGACAAGGCATCTTTTTCTCCGAAAATGCCCTGGCGATCGTCGATACCGACGCCTTAGACGCATTGGGACGTCCCGACGAGTTCGGCGGCAACTTCGGCGGCGCACCCAGTGGCATCGCCGCTCTCACCTACGGCGAAGGTGAGGCGATCGTCATGAACGTCAGTGGCGGTTTCGACCGTCAACTCTCCTTCTTTTTCGCCTCCCCCTTCGCCGACCATACCGTGACCATTTACGACGACTTAGGCGGACAAGGCAATGTCTTAGCCTCTACTTCCCTCTCGCGCACCCCCCAAGGCCCTCTTCCGGACGCTTATGCCAGTTTCGCTCAAGTTACGTTACCCTTTGCCGGGGTGGCCCGTTCCGTCAGTTTCGGCAGCCAAGCCAATAAGTTATTACTCGACGATATTGTTTTGGGGTAA
- a CDS encoding COP23 domain-containing protein: MKAKQLLRLIAISVAALQIPLLSAQKTVAQSADALSSFQCRVADDYHVTLAVKHNGSLSDPLIVWTTDEFSNAGYTPERRCSEVTERLNSLLQENGGTLSGLYMTAGIVNGHPVLCAVNNTRSGCNTTNVLFTLKRENRSNPGRVLETLLNYNATGSGSPIQESGGQPYVNLERLVQQLF, translated from the coding sequence ATGAAAGCTAAACAACTCCTTCGCTTGATTGCTATCAGTGTCGCCGCCCTCCAAATCCCCCTGTTGAGCGCTCAGAAAACTGTCGCTCAATCGGCTGACGCGCTCTCCTCCTTCCAATGTCGGGTAGCCGATGACTATCACGTCACCCTTGCCGTCAAACACAATGGTAGCCTCTCCGACCCCCTGATCGTCTGGACCACCGACGAATTTAGCAACGCCGGATATACCCCAGAACGACGCTGTAGCGAAGTCACCGAGAGACTCAATAGCCTGCTGCAAGAGAATGGAGGCACCTTAAGTGGCTTGTACATGACCGCCGGAATCGTCAACGGTCACCCGGTGTTGTGTGCCGTGAACAACACTCGTTCTGGGTGTAATACCACCAATGTTTTATTTACGCTCAAACGGGAAAATCGCAGCAATCCCGGTCGAGTGCTCGAAACCTTACTCAACTACAACGCGACGGGAAGCGGCAGCCCGATTCAAGAATCTGGCGGCCAACCCTATGTCAACTTAGAACGTTTAGTGCAACAGTTATTCTAA
- a CDS encoding iron uptake porin, whose protein sequence is MNHLKAGVAVFLATASLPAAASTDVTDLGDRAMLQGSRFANAGLDSGTLLLSQQSFPFDAGEGNPPMERVTSVSELSDVQANDWAFQALQFLAERYECLLAYPDGSYRGDRALTRYEFAAGLNTCLEKIDQIARDRAAGQLSAEDIATIQRLQSEYSAELATLRDRTDRLEIRAAELEAQQFSTTAVLGGEAIFALTLPAGGNPPGDGENNPTFSHLTRLGLVASFTGKDRLRLELAAGNFGDRGLADPDVFNSDMALLAYQGDTDNEIRLEKLEYRFAVGDRAVVTFRPVGFSLSSVLTANSPYFDAGRGALSRFGEASPIFKIGSLDGGVGIDWLLADPVRLQVAYGTRNSNRPTSGNSLFGADRSALGVQLLLKPAPTLLTGLTYVNAYAKDGRLDTFTGSFLADTNGLLDEPSQINAISGTLQWRLTSNLTFSTWGGWIFSDSTVSDASATATTYLFSLGLSDPLGRQGDLLAFLFGQPPKLVEGNDLPLGKDRDTSLHFETFYRFRVSDRISITPGLIFVSNPEHDADNDDIFIGTLRTTFRF, encoded by the coding sequence ATGAACCATCTAAAAGCCGGAGTCGCCGTTTTCCTGGCCACCGCCAGTCTCCCTGCCGCCGCGAGTACCGATGTCACTGACTTAGGCGATCGCGCGATGCTCCAAGGGAGCCGCTTCGCGAACGCGGGGCTAGATTCCGGCACCTTATTATTATCCCAACAATCTTTTCCGTTCGACGCCGGAGAAGGCAACCCGCCGATGGAACGGGTGACCTCAGTTTCCGAACTGTCCGACGTGCAGGCGAACGATTGGGCCTTCCAAGCCTTACAATTCCTCGCCGAACGATACGAATGCTTGCTCGCCTATCCCGACGGCAGCTATCGGGGCGATCGCGCCCTGACCCGCTACGAATTTGCTGCCGGATTAAACACTTGCTTGGAGAAAATCGACCAAATCGCGCGCGATCGCGCCGCCGGACAACTCAGCGCCGAAGATATCGCCACCATCCAACGGCTACAGTCCGAATATAGCGCCGAACTGGCCACCTTGCGCGATCGCACCGACCGACTCGAAATTCGCGCCGCCGAACTCGAAGCCCAACAATTCTCCACCACCGCCGTCTTGGGAGGCGAAGCCATTTTCGCCCTCACCCTCCCCGCCGGAGGCAATCCCCCCGGTGACGGCGAGAATAACCCGACCTTCTCCCACCTGACCCGCCTCGGACTCGTCGCCTCCTTTACCGGGAAAGATCGGCTCAGACTCGAACTCGCCGCCGGAAACTTCGGCGATCGCGGATTGGCCGATCCCGACGTTTTTAATAGTGATATGGCCTTACTCGCCTATCAAGGAGACACCGACAACGAAATCCGCCTCGAAAAACTCGAATACCGCTTTGCCGTGGGCGATCGGGCCGTCGTCACCTTCCGTCCCGTCGGCTTCAGCCTCAGCAGCGTCCTCACCGCCAACTCCCCTTACTTCGACGCCGGACGCGGCGCCTTGTCCCGCTTCGGCGAAGCCAGTCCCATTTTTAAAATCGGCAGCCTCGATGGCGGCGTCGGGATCGACTGGTTGCTCGCCGATCCGGTCCGCCTCCAAGTCGCCTACGGCACCCGGAACAGCAACCGTCCCACCTCGGGAAATAGCCTCTTCGGAGCCGATCGCAGCGCCTTGGGGGTGCAGTTACTGCTCAAACCCGCCCCCACCCTGCTGACGGGCTTGACCTACGTCAACGCCTACGCGAAAGACGGACGACTCGATACGTTTACCGGAAGCTTTCTCGCCGATACGAACGGCTTACTGGACGAACCCTCACAAATCAATGCCATTAGTGGGACGTTGCAATGGCGGCTGACGTCGAATCTCACTTTTAGCACCTGGGGGGGCTGGATTTTCAGCGATTCCACCGTCTCCGACGCTTCCGCCACGGCGACCACTTATTTATTTTCCCTGGGATTGTCCGACCCCCTGGGGCGTCAGGGAGACTTGCTGGCGTTTTTATTCGGCCAACCGCCTAAATTAGTCGAGGGAAACGATTTACCCTTGGGGAAAGATCGGGATACTTCCTTGCACTTTGAAACCTTTTATCGGTTCCGGGTCAGCGATCGCATTTCAATTACCCCGGGGTTGATTTTTGTCAGCAATCCGGAACACGATGCGGATAACGACGATATTTTTATCGGAACCCTACGCACGACCTTTAGATTTTAG
- a CDS encoding ferredoxin-thioredoxin reductase variable chain, whose product MKIGDRVRVKDSVVVYHHPQNRNAPFDLKGHEGEVIAIVTEWEGRPVSANLPVQVKFDKKFKAHFREDELEAV is encoded by the coding sequence ATGAAAATTGGCGATCGCGTTCGCGTCAAAGACTCTGTTGTCGTATACCACCATCCTCAAAACCGCAATGCTCCCTTCGATCTCAAGGGACACGAAGGAGAAGTCATAGCCATCGTTACCGAATGGGAAGGCAGACCTGTCAGCGCCAATTTGCCCGTTCAAGTCAAGTTTGACAAGAAATTCAAAGCCCATTTTCGAGAAGACGAGCTAGAAGCGGTCTAA
- a CDS encoding S1 family peptidase, whose translation MIFSSQLSASLAGTAVALIVMIPLMAAQALTKEQVDAVASQTTVVIAQGLQKGDIEARQEWNPGSGVIVARNGNTYYVVTALHVVRTREVVYGVRTSDGEVHFVDDTTMPDNIIPFGEEEGEFGETIDGFDLAIVKFTSDRDYPVAVMGNSAQMEAGAQVYISGWPNPEDESARRTREFVEGQIRKIVNPPSTDGGYSLLYSNETRRGMSGGPVFNAEGELIGIHGRGRSQGEEFCVDPELSESNSCGIQSFHFVRQVEVEGLKLTFKAPPVDPDTIAAGMENRERADTIEDIYEAFTFDVRSLLRDQPSGGCGSLLLGDECEGN comes from the coding sequence ATGATCTTCTCCAGCCAACTTTCTGCCTCTTTGGCGGGAACGGCAGTAGCCCTAATTGTTATGATTCCCCTGATGGCGGCGCAAGCATTGACCAAAGAGCAAGTCGATGCGGTGGCGTCTCAGACCACGGTGGTGATCGCCCAAGGGCTGCAGAAAGGGGACATCGAAGCGCGACAGGAGTGGAATCCCGGTTCGGGCGTCATCGTAGCGCGCAATGGCAATACCTATTACGTGGTGACGGCGTTGCACGTGGTTCGCACCCGAGAGGTCGTCTACGGCGTGCGGACGAGTGACGGTGAGGTTCATTTTGTCGACGATACGACCATGCCAGACAATATTATTCCGTTTGGCGAAGAAGAAGGGGAATTTGGAGAAACGATCGACGGGTTCGACTTGGCGATCGTCAAGTTTACCAGCGATCGCGACTACCCGGTTGCGGTGATGGGGAATTCGGCGCAAATGGAAGCAGGGGCTCAAGTCTATATTTCCGGTTGGCCCAATCCGGAAGATGAAAGCGCCCGCCGGACGCGAGAATTTGTCGAAGGTCAGATTCGCAAAATTGTCAATCCTCCCTCCACCGATGGCGGTTATAGTTTGCTCTACAGTAACGAAACGCGACGGGGAATGAGTGGCGGTCCGGTGTTTAATGCGGAAGGAGAATTAATCGGCATTCACGGACGGGGGCGATCGCAAGGAGAGGAATTCTGCGTGGATCCCGAGTTGAGCGAGTCGAATAGTTGTGGGATCCAATCGTTTCACTTCGTGCGTCAGGTGGAAGTCGAAGGGCTGAAGTTGACCTTCAAAGCACCTCCAGTCGATCCGGACACGATCGCCGCCGGGATGGAAAATCGAGAGCGGGCCGACACGATCGAGGATATTTACGAAGCCTTTACCTTTGACGTGCGATCGCTGTTACGCGACCAACCCTCCGGCGGATGTGGTAGTTTGTTGCTCGGTGACGAATGCGAGGGCAATTAA
- a CDS encoding peroxiredoxin → MADIPERVPDVVFKTRVRDESVEGPNPFRWQDRTTQDIFGGKRVVLFSLPGAFTPTCSSNHLPRYEELYDEIRAQGVDEIVCLSVNDAFVMFQWGKQQGVKNVFLLPDGSGDFTRGMGMMVAKDNLGFGDRSWRYSMVVNDGKIEKVFIEPGKEDNCPTDPYEVSDADTMLNYLKSAK, encoded by the coding sequence ATGGCTGATATTCCAGAAAGAGTACCCGACGTTGTATTTAAAACTCGCGTCCGCGATGAATCCGTCGAAGGACCCAACCCCTTTCGCTGGCAAGATCGCACCACCCAAGACATTTTTGGTGGCAAACGAGTCGTCCTCTTCTCCCTTCCCGGCGCCTTCACCCCGACCTGTTCTTCCAACCACCTCCCCCGTTACGAAGAACTCTACGACGAAATCCGCGCTCAAGGCGTCGATGAGATCGTTTGTTTGTCCGTTAACGATGCCTTCGTGATGTTCCAATGGGGCAAACAACAAGGAGTTAAAAACGTCTTCCTCCTGCCCGACGGTTCCGGCGATTTTACCCGAGGCATGGGGATGATGGTTGCCAAAGATAACTTAGGATTTGGCGATCGCTCCTGGCGTTATTCCATGGTCGTCAACGACGGCAAAATCGAAAAAGTGTTTATCGAACCCGGGAAAGAAGATAACTGTCCCACCGACCCCTACGAAGTCTCCGATGCCGATACGATGTTGAACTATCTCAAATCGGCCAAATAA